In Bacillus cereus ATCC 14579, a single window of DNA contains:
- a CDS encoding GNAT family N-acetyltransferase produces MDYTYTVMTQEEAEEIAYNWHYEGKYSFYDIEADEEDLAEFLHDESRGNHTFSVKENGTLIGYFTVCKINDGTVDIGLGMRPNITGNGFGLQFSNAILAFSKEKYGCKYITLSVAIFNERAIKVYKRAGFEVVGTFIQKTNGSCFEFLKMNYICKND; encoded by the coding sequence ATGGACTATACATATACAGTAATGACGCAAGAAGAAGCAGAAGAAATTGCATACAACTGGCATTATGAAGGGAAATATTCCTTTTACGATATAGAGGCAGATGAAGAAGATTTAGCTGAATTTTTACATGATGAAAGTAGAGGGAATCATACATTTTCTGTGAAGGAAAATGGCACTCTCATTGGTTATTTTACTGTTTGTAAAATAAATGACGGAACGGTTGATATTGGTCTTGGAATGAGACCTAATATAACTGGGAACGGATTTGGTTTACAGTTCTCAAACGCTATACTAGCTTTTAGTAAAGAAAAATATGGATGCAAGTATATAACACTATCAGTAGCTATATTTAATGAGAGAGCGATTAAAGTGTATAAAAGGGCAGGATTTGAAGTAGTTGGAACGTTTATACAGAAAACAAATGGTAGTTGTTTTGAGTTTTTGAAAATGAATTATATATGTAAAAATGATTAA
- a CDS encoding type I methionyl aminopeptidase, which yields MSIIKTKNEIELMHESGKLLASCHREIAKMMKPGITTKEINTFVEAYLEQHGATSEQKGYNGYPYAICASVNDEMCHAFPADVPLTEGDIVTIDTVVNLNGGLSDSAWTYRVGKVSDEAEKLLLVAENALYKGIDQAVIGNHVGDIGYAIESYVTNEGFSVARDFTGHGIGKEIHEEPAIFHFGKQGQGPQLQEGMVITIEPIVNIGMRYSKVDLNGWTARTMDGNLSAQYEHTIAITKDGPIILTKL from the coding sequence ATGAGTATAATTAAAACGAAAAATGAAATAGAGTTAATGCATGAATCTGGAAAATTACTTGCTTCATGTCATAGAGAAATTGCGAAGATGATGAAACCAGGTATTACTACAAAAGAAATTAATACGTTTGTTGAAGCATATTTAGAACAGCATGGTGCAACGTCTGAGCAGAAAGGGTACAACGGATATCCATATGCGATATGTGCATCTGTAAACGATGAAATGTGTCATGCGTTTCCGGCCGATGTTCCTTTAACTGAGGGTGATATTGTAACAATTGACACGGTAGTAAACTTAAATGGGGGTCTTTCAGATTCTGCTTGGACGTATAGAGTTGGAAAAGTTTCTGATGAAGCAGAAAAGTTGTTGTTAGTAGCTGAGAATGCTTTGTATAAAGGAATTGACCAGGCGGTAATTGGTAATCATGTAGGAGATATTGGCTATGCAATTGAAAGTTATGTAACAAATGAAGGTTTTTCTGTTGCAAGAGACTTTACGGGACATGGAATCGGTAAAGAGATTCATGAAGAACCAGCAATTTTTCATTTTGGGAAACAAGGACAAGGACCTCAGTTACAAGAAGGAATGGTAATTACAATTGAACCGATTGTAAATATAGGTATGCGATATTCTAAAGTAGATTTAAATGGGTGGACTGCACGAACGATGGACGGGAATTTATCAGCTCAATATGAGCATACAATTGCGATTACAAAAGATGGGCCAATCATTTTAACGAAGTTGTAA
- a CDS encoding xanthine phosphoribosyltransferase, with protein sequence MKVLQEKILNEGKVLSGDVLKVDAFLNHQIDPVLMQEIGKEFAKRFKEENITKIVTIESSGIAPAVMAALELGVKVIFARKRKSLTLQDNMYVANVYSFTKQETNEISLSRNHIDENDRVLIIDDFLANGQAALGLMSLVEQAGASIAGIGIVIEKAFQDGGKKLREQGVRVESLAEIASLDNGTVTFVQQETAEVK encoded by the coding sequence ATGAAAGTATTACAAGAAAAGATTTTGAACGAAGGAAAGGTTTTATCTGGTGACGTATTAAAGGTAGATGCTTTTTTAAATCATCAAATTGATCCAGTACTTATGCAAGAAATCGGAAAAGAATTTGCTAAACGTTTTAAAGAAGAGAACATTACAAAAATCGTGACGATTGAATCTTCAGGCATTGCACCAGCAGTTATGGCTGCATTAGAGCTTGGTGTAAAAGTAATTTTTGCACGAAAACGTAAATCGTTAACGTTACAAGATAATATGTACGTTGCAAACGTATATTCATTTACAAAACAAGAAACAAATGAAATTTCATTATCTCGAAATCATATCGATGAAAATGATCGTGTATTAATCATCGATGACTTTTTAGCAAACGGTCAGGCTGCTTTAGGTTTAATGAGTTTAGTAGAGCAAGCTGGAGCGAGTATTGCAGGAATTGGAATTGTTATTGAAAAAGCATTTCAAGATGGAGGAAAGAAGCTTCGTGAACAAGGCGTTCGTGTTGAATCACTAGCAGAAATTGCATCACTTGATAACGGCACAGTTACATTTGTACAGCAAGAAACTGCGGAGGTGAAATAA
- the pbuX gene encoding xanthine permease PbuX, with product MKQHPFKIASLGMQHMLAMYAGAIIVPLIVGGGLGLNQKELTYLVSIDLLMCGVATILQALSNRFFGIGLPVVLGCTFTAVGPMIAIGKQYGVSSIYGAIIAAGLFVVIFAKLFGKLVKLFPPVVTGSVVTVIGVTLVPAAINDMAGGVGSKDFGSLENLALAFGVLLFIIIMYRFFDGFIRSISILLGLLFGTIVAAFMGKVSLQAVGEADWFHGIQPFYFGTPTFELTPIITMILVACVGIVEATGVYFALSDICNKKIGEKELTKGYRAEGLAMVLGGIFNAFPYTTYSQNVGLVQLTGVRNRVIIYTCGGMLIALGFIPKIAAITTIIPKSVLGGAMLAMFGMVMAYGIKMLSSVDFGRQENLLIVACSVGIGLGVTVVPTLFSQLPESIRILTDNGIVLGSASAVLLNIVFNMVPQRKVKVEEEPVSMQSAVREA from the coding sequence ATGAAGCAGCATCCATTTAAAATTGCATCGCTTGGTATGCAGCATATGCTTGCAATGTATGCTGGAGCAATTATCGTTCCGCTTATTGTGGGCGGTGGACTTGGTTTAAATCAAAAAGAATTAACATATTTAGTCTCAATTGATTTATTAATGTGCGGCGTTGCAACAATTTTACAAGCATTATCAAATCGCTTTTTCGGTATTGGACTTCCCGTTGTACTCGGTTGTACATTTACAGCCGTTGGACCGATGATTGCGATTGGAAAACAATACGGTGTGTCTTCAATTTATGGAGCAATTATTGCTGCTGGGTTATTCGTTGTTATTTTTGCGAAATTATTTGGAAAACTTGTAAAACTGTTTCCACCTGTTGTAACAGGATCTGTTGTTACTGTAATTGGAGTTACACTTGTTCCAGCAGCAATTAATGACATGGCTGGAGGAGTAGGAAGTAAGGATTTCGGTAGTCTTGAAAATTTAGCATTAGCATTTGGTGTGTTATTATTTATCATCATTATGTATCGTTTCTTTGATGGATTTATTCGTTCAATCTCTATTTTACTAGGTCTATTGTTCGGTACTATCGTTGCAGCGTTTATGGGGAAAGTAAGTTTGCAAGCGGTTGGAGAGGCGGATTGGTTCCACGGTATTCAACCATTTTACTTTGGTACACCAACATTTGAATTAACACCAATTATTACGATGATTCTCGTTGCTTGTGTAGGGATTGTAGAAGCAACGGGTGTATACTTTGCATTATCTGATATTTGCAATAAAAAAATCGGTGAAAAAGAATTAACAAAAGGCTATCGCGCAGAAGGATTAGCGATGGTGTTAGGTGGCATTTTCAACGCGTTCCCATATACAACATACTCTCAAAACGTAGGACTTGTTCAATTAACTGGAGTAAGAAATCGCGTTATTATTTATACTTGCGGTGGTATGTTAATCGCACTTGGTTTCATTCCTAAAATCGCAGCTATTACAACAATTATTCCGAAATCAGTACTGGGCGGTGCGATGTTAGCGATGTTCGGTATGGTTATGGCATATGGTATTAAAATGTTAAGTAGCGTTGACTTCGGAAGACAGGAAAACTTATTAATCGTTGCATGTTCTGTCGGAATTGGGCTTGGCGTAACAGTCGTTCCTACATTATTTTCACAACTCCCAGAAAGCATTCGTATTTTAACAGATAACGGAATTGTACTTGGAAGTGCGTCAGCAGTACTTTTAAATATCGTATTTAATATGGTGCCGCAGCGCAAAGTGAAAGTAGAAGAAGAGCCAGTATCTATGCAAAGTGCAGTAAGAGAAGCGTAA
- a CDS encoding DUF418 domain-containing protein: MTQNLTQGERIHSIDIIRGIAVLGIFLVNWPVIAGVDSRDLSGIYEGIDSYIRLFYDMFIQTKFYTIFSFLFGLGFYIFMSRAEAKTDHPKILFVRRLLILLLFGFLHYVLLWDGDILHTYAIAGFFLFLFYKREPRTILIWAIVLLSIFQFIMLMAGITVALVPKEELGFSLPIMPLEDWLSQIQNRFHAFYADGIGLNLLMLPETVGLFLLGLYAGKKDIFRRAKELDPKLKKWQIIMFLFTLPMWFFMVRYFLSKPFYEPIYMQVFTMFSGKTLFIFYIFTLMRLLQKEKWQTLLRPFQYVGRMALTNYISHTIVTLLVFGLFLKNYYPAPLWVGPIFCISFYTLQIFISRWWLSHYQYGPLEYIWRLGTYGKMMPLKKKSKVS; encoded by the coding sequence ATGACACAAAATCTCACACAAGGCGAGAGGATACACTCCATTGATATTATTAGAGGAATAGCTGTACTAGGTATTTTTCTTGTGAATTGGCCTGTTATCGCTGGGGTTGACTCACGTGATCTTTCAGGAATTTACGAAGGGATAGACAGCTACATTCGCCTATTTTACGATATGTTTATTCAAACGAAATTTTATACAATTTTTTCGTTTTTATTCGGATTAGGTTTTTATATTTTTATGAGTCGTGCTGAAGCGAAAACAGATCATCCAAAAATTTTATTTGTTCGCCGCTTACTTATTTTATTATTATTCGGTTTCTTACATTACGTTCTTTTATGGGACGGAGACATTTTACATACTTATGCGATTGCTGGATTTTTCTTATTTTTATTTTATAAGAGAGAACCTCGTACTATTTTAATATGGGCTATCGTTTTATTGAGTATTTTTCAATTCATTATGCTAATGGCTGGTATTACGGTTGCATTGGTACCAAAGGAAGAGCTAGGTTTTTCCTTACCTATCATGCCATTAGAAGACTGGCTGTCACAAATACAAAATCGTTTCCATGCATTTTACGCTGATGGAATTGGATTAAATTTACTTATGCTCCCAGAAACAGTTGGGCTGTTTTTACTTGGTTTATACGCCGGCAAAAAGGATATTTTCCGCCGCGCGAAAGAGTTAGATCCAAAGCTTAAAAAATGGCAAATTATTATGTTCCTTTTTACATTACCAATGTGGTTCTTCATGGTTCGTTACTTCTTATCAAAACCATTTTATGAACCAATTTATATGCAGGTCTTTACAATGTTTAGCGGAAAAACGTTATTCATATTCTACATTTTCACACTAATGCGTTTATTACAAAAAGAAAAATGGCAAACGTTATTACGTCCATTCCAATACGTTGGACGAATGGCATTAACAAATTACATCTCGCATACAATTGTTACATTACTTGTATTTGGTCTATTTCTTAAAAATTATTATCCTGCTCCATTATGGGTTGGACCAATATTCTGCATTAGTTTCTACACGTTACAAATCTTTATTAGCCGCTGGTGGCTTTCACATTACCAATACGGGCCACTTGAGTACATTTGGCGTCTTGGTACTTACGGGAAAATGATGCCACTTAAAAAGAAAAGCAAGGTCTCATAA
- a CDS encoding dynamin family protein: MTNIVQTNGMKKLVCFYEEWQKHGDAENSLKLFEVIQKYKQEQLMIAFCGHFSAGKSTIMNHLYKAQLLPTSPIPTSANVVKIEKGMDRVVVTVKSGEQYEYDGAYSAEELKQICKDGDEVIGVHIYRNDAPIPEGVMLVDTPGIDSTDDAHQLATESTLHLADVIFYMMDYNHVQSEVNLQFVKELKQRNKTVYLVVNQIDKHKENELSFENYKDSVKQSFSNWDIEVDGVYYTSLRMMNHPHNEIRSLEALITSIMKEKEQYVRTGMERETEYLMGEHFSFIVSENEKALLKYEEELASPLSISEVVEKKEELTEAKNREASKESHVRNEFIKGLQAILDNAYLMPFEMRELANAYLETKLTKFKVGLLFSKGKTEQEKQRRVEAFYSALQKTVETQLDFHVKEFIVAFLKEEGLFTEEIGKDIYGLEIAFGPEMLAEVIKQGAGFTGDYLLLYTADVANELKKRYFIKAQQIFDKSAVVLKQKVREAVARIEEEIETYTMLQTAKETQLQYSNNLEAYEDYLRNVWHDHVATPEGLQIDEILQREKQIVSEKFTLQEQEIVSDNVAVHEEELKGTAALNIQRILEKVKKAETILEPLPALKHVQQEVIEKRRRVETKQFTVALFGAFSAGKSSFANALLGEKVLPVSPNPTTATINQILPVTEEKPHGTVIVQFKSKQALLEDMKAVYKLFHYEIATLDEALAQIDKVMKYPSPTGKQKTTFSFLRAVQKGYDAVSTYLGEQVQVTLEEFSDYVANEEKSCFVEYMELYYDCALTRQGVALVDTPGADSINARHTDVAFQYIKNADAILFVTYYNHVFSRADREFLIQLGRVKDTFALDKMFFLINAADLAESEEELEMVKGYIADQLLQYGIRNPRLFAISSLCALEEKQGKNVEKEKYGILQNSGITKFEESFTSFMMRDLMLVSVHALYGALQGADQLLVNMIKGAKQGNEEKEKQTKKYEAERDQLLHIISSYSVLAEEQAMQNEVKELLYYVQQRLFLRYNDVFTEFINPASLRTDGNVKTQLQQCVMELVAFIQHDLLQEMRATSLRLEKWIDEAMKRAKGEIVVNCKVENESISMNGIVEYEYKDITHKEPFPSVEIKDFKKALAHFKNEKSFFEKNDKAFMQEDAKSVLEPFVSNYVADEKDLFVHHYKQEWDMKWNLFQKVMQQDVMNYYESILFALAETIDVSLYEQSKEQLQKQLVEIEKEIYVI; this comes from the coding sequence ATGACAAACATAGTACAGACAAACGGTATGAAAAAACTTGTTTGTTTTTATGAAGAGTGGCAAAAACACGGCGATGCAGAGAATAGTTTAAAGTTGTTTGAGGTAATTCAAAAATATAAACAAGAACAGCTTATGATAGCGTTCTGCGGTCACTTCTCTGCAGGGAAATCAACGATAATGAATCATCTATATAAAGCGCAGTTGTTACCGACAAGTCCAATTCCGACAAGCGCTAACGTTGTCAAAATTGAAAAAGGAATGGATCGTGTTGTTGTAACGGTTAAATCTGGAGAGCAGTACGAATATGACGGTGCATATTCAGCAGAAGAATTAAAACAAATTTGTAAAGACGGCGATGAAGTAATTGGTGTTCATATTTATCGAAACGACGCGCCGATTCCTGAAGGGGTTATGTTAGTTGATACACCAGGGATTGATTCAACAGATGATGCCCATCAATTAGCGACAGAGTCGACACTTCATCTGGCAGATGTCATTTTTTATATGATGGATTATAATCACGTCCAATCGGAAGTGAATTTACAATTTGTTAAAGAATTGAAACAACGTAATAAAACGGTTTATCTCGTTGTAAATCAAATAGATAAACATAAAGAAAATGAATTATCGTTTGAGAATTATAAAGATAGTGTAAAACAATCATTCTCTAACTGGGATATTGAAGTAGATGGTGTTTATTATACGTCATTACGAATGATGAACCATCCACATAATGAAATTAGAAGCTTAGAAGCGTTAATTACTTCTATTATGAAAGAAAAAGAGCAGTATGTAAGGACTGGAATGGAGCGAGAAACAGAATATTTAATGGGAGAACATTTCTCGTTTATTGTTTCTGAAAATGAAAAAGCTCTCTTGAAATATGAGGAAGAGTTAGCATCACCACTTTCTATTTCAGAGGTAGTTGAAAAGAAGGAAGAGTTAACGGAAGCGAAAAATCGTGAGGCAAGTAAAGAATCTCATGTGAGAAACGAATTTATAAAAGGTTTACAAGCTATATTAGATAACGCTTATTTAATGCCATTTGAAATGAGAGAATTGGCAAATGCATATTTAGAAACGAAATTAACAAAATTTAAGGTCGGTTTGCTATTTTCGAAAGGAAAGACGGAGCAAGAAAAACAAAGACGTGTAGAGGCGTTTTATTCTGCCCTTCAAAAGACTGTTGAAACGCAGCTTGATTTTCATGTGAAGGAATTTATTGTAGCCTTCTTAAAAGAAGAAGGATTGTTCACGGAGGAAATTGGGAAAGACATATATGGGTTAGAAATTGCTTTCGGACCAGAAATGTTGGCCGAAGTAATTAAACAAGGTGCAGGTTTCACAGGTGATTACTTACTTCTTTATACAGCGGATGTAGCGAATGAACTGAAGAAACGTTATTTTATAAAAGCACAGCAAATTTTTGATAAAAGTGCGGTCGTTTTAAAGCAAAAGGTGAGGGAAGCAGTTGCTCGTATTGAAGAAGAGATTGAAACATATACGATGTTGCAAACGGCGAAAGAAACACAATTACAATACAGTAACAATTTGGAGGCATATGAAGACTATTTACGAAATGTTTGGCACGATCATGTTGCTACGCCTGAAGGGCTGCAAATAGATGAGATATTGCAAAGGGAAAAGCAAATTGTTAGTGAGAAATTTACACTACAAGAGCAGGAAATCGTAAGCGATAACGTAGCGGTTCATGAAGAAGAGCTGAAAGGAACGGCGGCTTTAAATATTCAGCGGATATTAGAGAAAGTGAAAAAAGCTGAAACGATATTAGAGCCATTGCCAGCGCTGAAACATGTACAGCAAGAGGTAATAGAGAAAAGAAGACGTGTGGAAACAAAACAATTTACAGTAGCGTTATTCGGGGCATTTAGTGCTGGAAAATCATCATTTGCCAATGCCTTACTCGGTGAGAAAGTACTTCCTGTATCACCAAACCCGACGACGGCAACGATTAATCAAATTTTGCCGGTTACAGAGGAAAAACCACACGGAACAGTAATTGTTCAGTTTAAATCAAAGCAAGCGTTATTAGAAGATATGAAAGCTGTTTATAAGCTGTTTCATTATGAGATTGCTACGTTAGATGAAGCGTTAGCACAAATTGATAAAGTTATGAAATATCCTTCACCAACTGGGAAGCAAAAAACAACATTTAGCTTTTTACGAGCGGTACAAAAAGGATATGATGCAGTTTCTACTTATTTAGGAGAACAAGTACAAGTTACATTAGAAGAGTTCTCTGATTATGTAGCGAATGAAGAGAAATCATGCTTCGTTGAGTATATGGAACTTTATTATGATTGTGCTTTAACAAGGCAGGGAGTAGCGCTTGTAGACACACCTGGAGCGGATTCTATTAATGCTCGCCATACGGATGTTGCATTCCAGTATATTAAAAACGCAGATGCTATTTTATTTGTAACATATTATAATCATGTATTCTCTCGTGCTGACCGGGAATTTTTAATTCAGCTTGGTCGTGTAAAGGATACTTTTGCCCTTGATAAAATGTTCTTCTTAATTAATGCGGCGGATTTAGCAGAGTCTGAAGAAGAACTTGAAATGGTAAAAGGTTATATCGCAGATCAGCTGCTGCAATACGGTATTAGAAATCCGCGTTTATTTGCAATTTCAAGTTTATGTGCGCTTGAAGAGAAACAAGGAAAGAATGTTGAAAAAGAGAAGTATGGTATTTTACAAAACTCTGGGATTACGAAGTTTGAGGAATCATTTACGTCCTTTATGATGAGAGATTTAATGCTTGTTTCTGTGCATGCTCTATATGGTGCTTTGCAAGGGGCAGATCAGCTTTTAGTAAACATGATAAAGGGTGCAAAACAGGGGAATGAAGAGAAAGAGAAGCAAACGAAAAAATATGAAGCAGAGCGTGATCAACTACTTCATATCATTTCATCATATAGTGTACTTGCTGAAGAACAGGCGATGCAAAATGAAGTGAAAGAGTTGCTTTATTACGTGCAACAGCGTCTATTCCTGCGCTATAACGATGTGTTTACTGAATTTATTAATCCGGCGTCACTTCGAACGGATGGAAATGTGAAAACACAATTGCAACAGTGTGTTATGGAATTAGTAGCATTTATTCAGCATGATTTATTGCAAGAAATGCGTGCGACATCATTACGCCTTGAAAAATGGATAGACGAAGCGATGAAGCGTGCAAAGGGCGAAATTGTAGTGAACTGTAAAGTAGAAAATGAATCAATTTCTATGAATGGAATAGTGGAGTATGAATATAAAGATATTACACATAAAGAACCGTTCCCTTCAGTTGAAATAAAAGATTTCAAAAAAGCACTGGCACATTTTAAAAATGAGAAAAGCTTTTTTGAAAAGAATGACAAAGCTTTTATGCAAGAAGACGCTAAATCTGTATTAGAACCGTTCGTATCAAACTATGTAGCTGATGAAAAAGATTTATTTGTTCATCATTATAAGCAAGAGTGGGATATGAAGTGGAACTTATTCCAAAAAGTGATGCAGCAAGATGTGATGAACTATTATGAAAGTATATTGTTTGCATTGGCTGAAACGATCGATGTATCTCTATATGAACAAAGTAAAGAACAATTGCAAAAGCAGTTAGTAGAGATTGAAAAAGAAATTTATGTTATATAG
- a CDS encoding DUF3931 domain-containing protein, with protein MDNNEKKCNVISIDGKKKKSDTYSYPKLVVENKTYEFSSFVLCGETPDGRRLVLTHMISTDEFAGFVKSLDTVLQKKIERIFFS; from the coding sequence ATGGACAACAATGAGAAAAAATGCAACGTCATCTCTATTGATGGAAAGAAGAAGAAAAGCGACACGTATTCCTATCCAAAATTAGTAGTTGAAAACAAAACATATGAATTTTCTTCATTCGTCTTATGCGGTGAAACACCAGATGGCAGACGACTCGTTCTTACTCATATGATTTCTACCGATGAATTTGCTGGATTTGTAAAATCTTTAGATACTGTACTGCAAAAGAAAATTGAACGAATCTTTTTCTCATAA
- a CDS encoding GNAT family N-acetyltransferase, with amino-acid sequence MSVVIERIPKEAIPKSLLLLADPSERQIATYVQRGLTYVAKQGGSVIGVYVLLETRPKTMEIMNIAVAEHLQGKGIGKKLLRHAVETAKGYGMSKLEVGTGNSSVSQLALYQKCGFRIFSIDFDYFSKHYEEEIIENGIVCRDMIRLAMELNKNV; translated from the coding sequence ATGTCTGTTGTAATAGAACGTATTCCAAAAGAGGCTATACCGAAGTCTTTATTGCTACTTGCTGATCCAAGTGAACGGCAAATAGCTACATATGTACAAAGAGGATTAACATACGTAGCTAAGCAGGGGGGGAGCGTTATCGGTGTATATGTTCTTTTGGAAACAAGGCCAAAGACGATGGAAATCATGAATATTGCGGTTGCAGAGCATTTACAAGGAAAAGGGATTGGGAAGAAGCTATTAAGGCATGCTGTAGAAACTGCTAAAGGATATGGTATGTCAAAACTTGAAGTTGGTACAGGCAATTCTAGTGTTTCACAACTTGCTTTATATCAAAAATGTGGATTTCGTATTTTTTCTATTGATTTTGATTACTTTTCGAAGCATTATGAAGAAGAGATTATTGAAAATGGGATTGTATGTCGTGATATGATCCGGCTTGCAATGGAATTGAATAAAAACGTATAA
- a CDS encoding YpbS family protein, whose translation MEVHKAITAHSRKQNESVKACLQLDAQREAAIEAAVSLASNGKEFSVDVINVVTKQINDLAKNGVTLQRKYVTEEMVMEYVSRLKKKEGR comes from the coding sequence ATGGAAGTACATAAAGCAATTACAGCACATTCTCGTAAACAAAATGAAAGTGTAAAAGCATGTTTACAATTAGATGCACAGCGTGAAGCAGCTATTGAAGCTGCCGTATCTCTTGCGTCAAATGGGAAAGAATTTTCGGTTGATGTCATTAATGTTGTAACGAAGCAAATTAATGATCTTGCAAAAAATGGTGTTACCTTGCAGCGTAAATATGTTACAGAAGAAATGGTTATGGAGTATGTAAGTCGTTTGAAAAAGAAAGAAGGTCGTTAA
- a CDS encoding sulfurtransferase — protein sequence MIVTVEWLREHIEDENVRIIDCRFDLANPNWGREKYEEGHIPHALYFDLNLDLSSPIAEHGGRHPLPNIEEFADKLSEAGIDEHTTVIAYDSQAGANAARLWWLCNYVGHEKVYILDGGFPAWKENGLPTTTEIPVVIRKTFKTNIQDHMLVTMETVRENIRAGADVTLIDSREPKRYAGVEELVDHKAGHIPTAVNHFWKDGMLQSGQFKNGAGQQERFQNLSKDKETIVYCGSGVTACPNIVALKLAGFQNVKLYAGSWSDWISYPENQIAKEED from the coding sequence ATGATAGTTACAGTCGAATGGTTACGTGAGCATATAGAAGATGAGAATGTCCGTATAATCGATTGTCGTTTTGATTTAGCGAATCCTAATTGGGGTAGAGAAAAGTATGAAGAAGGACATATTCCTCATGCGTTATATTTTGATTTGAATTTAGATTTATCAAGTCCTATAGCAGAACATGGTGGCCGCCATCCTTTACCAAATATTGAGGAGTTTGCAGACAAGCTTTCGGAAGCTGGTATTGATGAGCATACGACAGTAATTGCGTATGACAGTCAAGCCGGTGCAAATGCTGCTCGTTTATGGTGGTTATGTAACTATGTAGGACATGAGAAAGTATATATATTAGATGGTGGTTTCCCGGCTTGGAAAGAGAATGGACTACCGACAACAACGGAAATTCCTGTTGTTATACGAAAAACATTCAAAACAAACATACAAGATCATATGCTTGTAACGATGGAAACGGTCAGAGAGAATATCCGTGCAGGTGCGGATGTTACATTAATTGATTCAAGAGAGCCGAAACGTTATGCTGGTGTAGAGGAACTTGTCGATCATAAAGCAGGTCATATTCCGACAGCGGTAAACCATTTTTGGAAGGATGGAATGTTGCAATCAGGACAATTTAAGAATGGAGCTGGGCAACAAGAACGCTTCCAAAATCTTTCGAAAGATAAGGAAACCATTGTATATTGTGGTTCTGGTGTTACAGCGTGCCCAAATATCGTTGCATTAAAATTAGCTGGATTCCAAAATGTTAAATTGTATGCAGGTAGCTGGAGTGATTGGATTTCTTATCCAGAAAATCAAATTGCAAAAGAAGAAGATTAA